From a single Arachis hypogaea cultivar Tifrunner chromosome 3, arahy.Tifrunner.gnm2.J5K5, whole genome shotgun sequence genomic region:
- the LOC112790582 gene encoding putative ALA-interacting subunit 2 isoform X1: MGRLVNFQKGQGPERLFTLKFNTVAGKCRYWCKLDSSFVESVILVELGKVKVMDLDSGTSSTVGARVQAIPGRPAQHGALYQFKQQNLPACKPVLTPATVIATFLLMGFIFIPLGLITLRASNSVVEIVDRYDIECIPEELRSNKLLYITDDSISKNCSRFLKVPKSMRAPIYIYYQLDNYYQNHRRYVKSRNDKQLLHGLGDNSTSSCKPLESSGDLPIVPCGLIAWSVFNDTFKFSSGSSELKVNRKNIAWKSDRNHKFGKDVYPFNFQNGPLIGGGKLDPNTPLSDQEDLIVWMRTAALPSFRKLYGRIEEDLDADDVIVVQLMNNYNAYSFGGKKKLVLSTSSWLGGKNDFFGVASLFIGTFCMLISIVFLLLHVKNPRPYGDAMYTSWNKKSSSS, from the exons ATGGGGCGGCTTGTCAATTTTCAAAAAGGACAGGGGCCGGAAAGGTTATTTACTCTTAAATTTAATACAGTGGCGGGCAAATGCAGGTACTGGTGCAAATTGGATAGCTCATTTGTAGAGTCGGTAATACTTGTTGAACTTGGCAAAGTTAAGGTGATGGATCTTGACAGTGGGACTTCCTCAACAGTTGGGGCACGAGTGCAGGCAATACCAGGCCGCCCAGCACAACATGGTG CACTCTATCAGTTTAAACAGCAGAATCTTCCAGCATGTAAACCTGTTCTTACACCGGCAACA GTCATTGCTACATTTCTATTGATGGGTTTTATTTTCATTCCTCTTGGACTTATTACACTTCGTGCTTCAAATAGT GTTGTTGAAATTGTGGACAGGTACGACATTGAATGTATACCTGAAGAACTTAGGAGTAACAAGCTTTTGTATATCACTGATGACTCAATATCCAAAAACTGTTCAAGGTTCTTAAAG GTACCTAAGTCAATGAGAGCACcaatttatatctattatcaGCTGGATAACTATTACCAGAACCACCGTCG GTATGTCAAAAGTAGAAATGATAAGCAACTGCTACATGGACTTGGAGACAATAGCACCAGTTCTTGTAAACCTTTAGAGTCCTCTGGTGATCTTCCAATTGTACCTTGTGGGTTGATTGCATGGAGTGTGTTCAATGATACATTTAAGTTCAGCAGTGGGTCATCAGAGTTGAAAGTCAATAGGAAGAACATTGCATGGAAGAGTGATCGCAATCACAAATTTGGAAAAGATGTTTATCCATTTAATTTTCAGAATGGGCCCTTGATTGGGGGTGGAAAACTGGATCCAAATACTCCT CTTAGTGACCAAGAAGATCTCATAGTCTGGATGCGGACTGCTGCACTTCCCAGCTTCCGGAAGTTGTATGGTAGAATTGAAGAGGATTTGGATGCAGATGATGTTATAGTAGTCCAGCTAATGAATAATTATAATGCATACAGTTTTGGTGGGAAGAAGAAACTTGTTCTGTCAACATCAAGCTGGCTAGGTGGGAAGAATGACTTCTTTGGAGTTGCTAGTTTATTTATCGGCACCTTTTGTATGTTGATCTCCATTGTCTTCCTGTTGCTTCATGTGAAAAATCCTAG ACCTTATGGAGATGCAATGTACACATCTTGGAACAAGAAAAGCAGTTCCAGCTGA
- the LOC112790582 gene encoding putative ALA-interacting subunit 2 isoform X3, protein MDLDSGTSSTVGARVQAIPGRPAQHGALYQFKQQNLPACKPVLTPATVIATFLLMGFIFIPLGLITLRASNSVVEIVDRYDIECIPEELRSNKLLYITDDSISKNCSRFLKVPKSMRAPIYIYYQLDNYYQNHRRYVKSRNDKQLLHGLGDNSTSSCKPLESSGDLPIVPCGLIAWSVFNDTFKFSSGSSELKVNRKNIAWKSDRNHKFGKDVYPFNFQNGPLIGGGKLDPNTPLSDQEDLIVWMRTAALPSFRKLYGRIEEDLDADDVIVVQLMNNYNAYSFGGKKKLVLSTSSWLGGKNDFFGVASLFIGTFCMLISIVFLLLHVKNPRPYGDAMYTSWNKKSSSS, encoded by the exons ATGGATCTTGACAGTGGGACTTCCTCAACAGTTGGGGCACGAGTGCAGGCAATACCAGGCCGCCCAGCACAACATGGTG CACTCTATCAGTTTAAACAGCAGAATCTTCCAGCATGTAAACCTGTTCTTACACCGGCAACA GTCATTGCTACATTTCTATTGATGGGTTTTATTTTCATTCCTCTTGGACTTATTACACTTCGTGCTTCAAATAGT GTTGTTGAAATTGTGGACAGGTACGACATTGAATGTATACCTGAAGAACTTAGGAGTAACAAGCTTTTGTATATCACTGATGACTCAATATCCAAAAACTGTTCAAGGTTCTTAAAG GTACCTAAGTCAATGAGAGCACcaatttatatctattatcaGCTGGATAACTATTACCAGAACCACCGTCG GTATGTCAAAAGTAGAAATGATAAGCAACTGCTACATGGACTTGGAGACAATAGCACCAGTTCTTGTAAACCTTTAGAGTCCTCTGGTGATCTTCCAATTGTACCTTGTGGGTTGATTGCATGGAGTGTGTTCAATGATACATTTAAGTTCAGCAGTGGGTCATCAGAGTTGAAAGTCAATAGGAAGAACATTGCATGGAAGAGTGATCGCAATCACAAATTTGGAAAAGATGTTTATCCATTTAATTTTCAGAATGGGCCCTTGATTGGGGGTGGAAAACTGGATCCAAATACTCCT CTTAGTGACCAAGAAGATCTCATAGTCTGGATGCGGACTGCTGCACTTCCCAGCTTCCGGAAGTTGTATGGTAGAATTGAAGAGGATTTGGATGCAGATGATGTTATAGTAGTCCAGCTAATGAATAATTATAATGCATACAGTTTTGGTGGGAAGAAGAAACTTGTTCTGTCAACATCAAGCTGGCTAGGTGGGAAGAATGACTTCTTTGGAGTTGCTAGTTTATTTATCGGCACCTTTTGTATGTTGATCTCCATTGTCTTCCTGTTGCTTCATGTGAAAAATCCTAG ACCTTATGGAGATGCAATGTACACATCTTGGAACAAGAAAAGCAGTTCCAGCTGA
- the LOC112790582 gene encoding putative ALA-interacting subunit 2 isoform X2, whose translation MDLDSGTSSTVGARVQAIPGRPAQHGETCKQCHSSGFAALYQFKQQNLPACKPVLTPATVIATFLLMGFIFIPLGLITLRASNSVVEIVDRYDIECIPEELRSNKLLYITDDSISKNCSRFLKVPKSMRAPIYIYYQLDNYYQNHRRYVKSRNDKQLLHGLGDNSTSSCKPLESSGDLPIVPCGLIAWSVFNDTFKFSSGSSELKVNRKNIAWKSDRNHKFGKDVYPFNFQNGPLIGGGKLDPNTPLSDQEDLIVWMRTAALPSFRKLYGRIEEDLDADDVIVVQLMNNYNAYSFGGKKKLVLSTSSWLGGKNDFFGVASLFIGTFCMLISIVFLLLHVKNPRPYGDAMYTSWNKKSSSS comes from the exons ATGGATCTTGACAGTGGGACTTCCTCAACAGTTGGGGCACGAGTGCAGGCAATACCAGGCCGCCCAGCACAACATGGTG AAACTTGCAAGCAATGTCATTCTAGTGGTTTTGCAGCACTCTATCAGTTTAAACAGCAGAATCTTCCAGCATGTAAACCTGTTCTTACACCGGCAACA GTCATTGCTACATTTCTATTGATGGGTTTTATTTTCATTCCTCTTGGACTTATTACACTTCGTGCTTCAAATAGT GTTGTTGAAATTGTGGACAGGTACGACATTGAATGTATACCTGAAGAACTTAGGAGTAACAAGCTTTTGTATATCACTGATGACTCAATATCCAAAAACTGTTCAAGGTTCTTAAAG GTACCTAAGTCAATGAGAGCACcaatttatatctattatcaGCTGGATAACTATTACCAGAACCACCGTCG GTATGTCAAAAGTAGAAATGATAAGCAACTGCTACATGGACTTGGAGACAATAGCACCAGTTCTTGTAAACCTTTAGAGTCCTCTGGTGATCTTCCAATTGTACCTTGTGGGTTGATTGCATGGAGTGTGTTCAATGATACATTTAAGTTCAGCAGTGGGTCATCAGAGTTGAAAGTCAATAGGAAGAACATTGCATGGAAGAGTGATCGCAATCACAAATTTGGAAAAGATGTTTATCCATTTAATTTTCAGAATGGGCCCTTGATTGGGGGTGGAAAACTGGATCCAAATACTCCT CTTAGTGACCAAGAAGATCTCATAGTCTGGATGCGGACTGCTGCACTTCCCAGCTTCCGGAAGTTGTATGGTAGAATTGAAGAGGATTTGGATGCAGATGATGTTATAGTAGTCCAGCTAATGAATAATTATAATGCATACAGTTTTGGTGGGAAGAAGAAACTTGTTCTGTCAACATCAAGCTGGCTAGGTGGGAAGAATGACTTCTTTGGAGTTGCTAGTTTATTTATCGGCACCTTTTGTATGTTGATCTCCATTGTCTTCCTGTTGCTTCATGTGAAAAATCCTAG ACCTTATGGAGATGCAATGTACACATCTTGGAACAAGAAAAGCAGTTCCAGCTGA
- the LOC112790582 gene encoding putative ALA-interacting subunit 2 isoform X4: MVVIATFLLMGFIFIPLGLITLRASNSVVEIVDRYDIECIPEELRSNKLLYITDDSISKNCSRFLKVPKSMRAPIYIYYQLDNYYQNHRRYVKSRNDKQLLHGLGDNSTSSCKPLESSGDLPIVPCGLIAWSVFNDTFKFSSGSSELKVNRKNIAWKSDRNHKFGKDVYPFNFQNGPLIGGGKLDPNTPLSDQEDLIVWMRTAALPSFRKLYGRIEEDLDADDVIVVQLMNNYNAYSFGGKKKLVLSTSSWLGGKNDFFGVASLFIGTFCMLISIVFLLLHVKNPRPYGDAMYTSWNKKSSSS, from the exons ATGGTG GTCATTGCTACATTTCTATTGATGGGTTTTATTTTCATTCCTCTTGGACTTATTACACTTCGTGCTTCAAATAGT GTTGTTGAAATTGTGGACAGGTACGACATTGAATGTATACCTGAAGAACTTAGGAGTAACAAGCTTTTGTATATCACTGATGACTCAATATCCAAAAACTGTTCAAGGTTCTTAAAG GTACCTAAGTCAATGAGAGCACcaatttatatctattatcaGCTGGATAACTATTACCAGAACCACCGTCG GTATGTCAAAAGTAGAAATGATAAGCAACTGCTACATGGACTTGGAGACAATAGCACCAGTTCTTGTAAACCTTTAGAGTCCTCTGGTGATCTTCCAATTGTACCTTGTGGGTTGATTGCATGGAGTGTGTTCAATGATACATTTAAGTTCAGCAGTGGGTCATCAGAGTTGAAAGTCAATAGGAAGAACATTGCATGGAAGAGTGATCGCAATCACAAATTTGGAAAAGATGTTTATCCATTTAATTTTCAGAATGGGCCCTTGATTGGGGGTGGAAAACTGGATCCAAATACTCCT CTTAGTGACCAAGAAGATCTCATAGTCTGGATGCGGACTGCTGCACTTCCCAGCTTCCGGAAGTTGTATGGTAGAATTGAAGAGGATTTGGATGCAGATGATGTTATAGTAGTCCAGCTAATGAATAATTATAATGCATACAGTTTTGGTGGGAAGAAGAAACTTGTTCTGTCAACATCAAGCTGGCTAGGTGGGAAGAATGACTTCTTTGGAGTTGCTAGTTTATTTATCGGCACCTTTTGTATGTTGATCTCCATTGTCTTCCTGTTGCTTCATGTGAAAAATCCTAG ACCTTATGGAGATGCAATGTACACATCTTGGAACAAGAAAAGCAGTTCCAGCTGA
- the LOC112790582 gene encoding putative ALA-interacting subunit 2 isoform X5, whose product MGFIFIPLGLITLRASNSVVEIVDRYDIECIPEELRSNKLLYITDDSISKNCSRFLKVPKSMRAPIYIYYQLDNYYQNHRRYVKSRNDKQLLHGLGDNSTSSCKPLESSGDLPIVPCGLIAWSVFNDTFKFSSGSSELKVNRKNIAWKSDRNHKFGKDVYPFNFQNGPLIGGGKLDPNTPLSDQEDLIVWMRTAALPSFRKLYGRIEEDLDADDVIVVQLMNNYNAYSFGGKKKLVLSTSSWLGGKNDFFGVASLFIGTFCMLISIVFLLLHVKNPRPYGDAMYTSWNKKSSSS is encoded by the exons ATGGGTTTTATTTTCATTCCTCTTGGACTTATTACACTTCGTGCTTCAAATAGT GTTGTTGAAATTGTGGACAGGTACGACATTGAATGTATACCTGAAGAACTTAGGAGTAACAAGCTTTTGTATATCACTGATGACTCAATATCCAAAAACTGTTCAAGGTTCTTAAAG GTACCTAAGTCAATGAGAGCACcaatttatatctattatcaGCTGGATAACTATTACCAGAACCACCGTCG GTATGTCAAAAGTAGAAATGATAAGCAACTGCTACATGGACTTGGAGACAATAGCACCAGTTCTTGTAAACCTTTAGAGTCCTCTGGTGATCTTCCAATTGTACCTTGTGGGTTGATTGCATGGAGTGTGTTCAATGATACATTTAAGTTCAGCAGTGGGTCATCAGAGTTGAAAGTCAATAGGAAGAACATTGCATGGAAGAGTGATCGCAATCACAAATTTGGAAAAGATGTTTATCCATTTAATTTTCAGAATGGGCCCTTGATTGGGGGTGGAAAACTGGATCCAAATACTCCT CTTAGTGACCAAGAAGATCTCATAGTCTGGATGCGGACTGCTGCACTTCCCAGCTTCCGGAAGTTGTATGGTAGAATTGAAGAGGATTTGGATGCAGATGATGTTATAGTAGTCCAGCTAATGAATAATTATAATGCATACAGTTTTGGTGGGAAGAAGAAACTTGTTCTGTCAACATCAAGCTGGCTAGGTGGGAAGAATGACTTCTTTGGAGTTGCTAGTTTATTTATCGGCACCTTTTGTATGTTGATCTCCATTGTCTTCCTGTTGCTTCATGTGAAAAATCCTAG ACCTTATGGAGATGCAATGTACACATCTTGGAACAAGAAAAGCAGTTCCAGCTGA